In a single window of the Rhinolophus ferrumequinum isolate MPI-CBG mRhiFer1 chromosome 21, mRhiFer1_v1.p, whole genome shotgun sequence genome:
- the CISD3 gene encoding CDGSH iron-sulfur domain-containing protein 3, mitochondrial produces MGDVGALLRRVAWNLNQRRDISSWLAKWFPKTPAKSVVALKTPIKLELVAGKTYRWCVCGRSKKQPFCDGSHFFQRTGLSPLKFKVQETRMVALCTCKATQKPPYCDGTHRSERVQQAEVGSPL; encoded by the exons ATGGGCGACGTGGGCGCGCTCCTGCGACGGGTGGCCTGG AATCTGAACCAGAGGCGGGATATCTCCTCCTGGCTG GCCAAATGGTTCCCCAAAACCCCAGCCAAGTCCGTGGTGGCCCTGAAAACACCTATCAAGTTGGAGCTGGTAGCAGGGAAAACCTacaggtggtgtgtgtgtggccgTAGCAAGAAGCAG CCCTTCTGTGATGGCTCCCACTTCTTCCAACGCACTGGCCTCTCCCCACTCAAGTTCAAGGTCCAGGAGACCCGCATGGTGGCCTTATGTACCTGCAAGGCCACTCAGAAGCCCCCATACTGTGATGGCACCCACAGGAGTGAGCGGGTACAGCAGGCAGAAGTGGGCTCCCCACTCTGA